The Fibrobacter sp. UWR4 sequence ACCTGATCTTGACAGAAGACGAAATCAGCTCCGTCACCCCCATGCAGGTCACCTATTGGGATTCCACCAACGGACGAGGCATCCTGCAGGTTAGAGTCTCAACCTTAGCCGACACCTCAAAAATTTTAAAACTCATTGAAGTAGAAAACAATCCATCTCAGGTTTCCACTGACGTATGGGAAGACGTTTCCGATTCCCTATACTACGCCCTGAACACGCTTACCTTGGGGACCTTTGAATACGACACACGTCAAAACGCCTTGCCCAGCCCGATCCCGGTAAATTTCTGGTACCAGGCCGCCAGCATCGGCGGCACCATATCCCCCGCCACGGACGACATCCTGGCCTACCCCATTGAACAGGCTGATAGCGGCCGCCCAGGAAGAGCAGCACACTTCAGCTACACAGGAAACGATCCCGAATACGCCGTCATCGGAACTACCCTTTCCAACGGCACCAGAAGCCTAGCCCAATTAGACTCCCTGGAAATATGGATTCGAGGTGACGGGGATTACTCCATAGCTCTAGAAGACCTTTCTGATTCTGCATCCGTCGGAATCAAGGCCCTGTATAAAGGAACCTGCACATCCAACTGGTCTAGGATCGCTATTCGCCCCCAGGATTTCCTGCCTGCAGATTCCACCTTTGGAAACTATGGCTGGGACTTCGTGAAGTACAGAATTTCCACTTTCTCCGTCTTTGCGAGAAACGGTCACGACATCTGGATCGACGACATCCGTCTCTATGGAGTCAACAGAGACGACTTGAAATAAAACACATTAAAAAAAGACCGCCGAGGCGGTCTTTTTTTTACTTAATAAAAATCAGTCCCAGAATACCTGCAACCCACAGGTAGTAGCTGAAGTAATGGAACTTGCCCTTCTGAACAAAGGCCATGAGCCACTTCAGGGCGATAATGCCGAAGATGAAGGCGACGACCATGCCCACCAGAAGTTCAGGAGTAAAGCCCGAAGCGTCGGCACAGGCCAATGCCTTTTCGGGCTTTTCGATGGCGTAGCGAGCAACGGTTTCGGGGTCCTGGCACTTGATCCACTTGATGCAATCCAGGAGGGCGGCGCCACCTACGGCGGGAATACTCATGAGGAAGCTGAATTCGCCGGCGTACTTGCGGTTCACACCCAGGA is a genomic window containing:
- a CDS encoding carboxypeptidase-like regulatory domain-containing protein — its product is MKHLYALCLFLSVAFWGCSNQDTAGGNSTETENAIAFLVKDVKGISLGQVAYKVLPSEFRADTLQRLSAKDYLYSGESDSMGNIFLENHQAGDFIIEIQKDSLLSAFAYDIQNSEERLESDIANEIILQKPGRVTGHVTLPKDVSHAWVFIEGTDRVVKTDSTGRFFMENVPSGENLEFQALTSGTMQHLGSLASRVRPGDTTIVNVTTIDSQTVMELKLKDYISFWMRPLQSPMVLTLRLDSSDLDFAQVKNNGRNLILTEDEISSVTPMQVTYWDSTNGRGILQVRVSTLADTSKILKLIEVENNPSQVSTDVWEDVSDSLYYALNTLTLGTFEYDTRQNALPSPIPVNFWYQAASIGGTISPATDDILAYPIEQADSGRPGRAAHFSYTGNDPEYAVIGTTLSNGTRSLAQLDSLEIWIRGDGDYSIALEDLSDSASVGIKALYKGTCTSNWSRIAIRPQDFLPADSTFGNYGWDFVKYRISTFSVFARNGHDIWIDDIRLYGVNRDDLK